A stretch of the Triticum urartu chloroplast, complete genome genome encodes the following:
- the matK gene encoding maturase K, with protein MEKFEGYSEKHKSRQQYFVYPLLFQEYIYAFAHHYGLNGSEPVEIVVSCNNKKFSSLLVKRLIIRMYQQNFLDNSVNHPNQDRLLDYKNYFYSEFYSQILSEGFAIVVEIPFSLREFFCLKEKEIPKFQNLRSIHSIFPFLEDKFLHLDYLSHIEIPYPIHLEILVQLLQYRIQDVPSLHLLRFFLNYYSNWNSFITSMKSIFFFKKENKRLFQFLYNSYVSEYEFFLLFLRKQSSCLPLASSGTFLERIHFSRKMEHFGIMYPGFSRKTLWFFMDPLMHYVRYQGKAILASKGTFFLKKKWKCYLINFWQYYFCFWTQPRRIHINQLANSCFDFMGYLSSVQKSSLLVRNQMLENSFLIDTRMKKFDTIVPATLLIGYLSKAQFCTGSGHPISKPIWTDLSDWDILDRFGRICRNLFHYHSGSSKKRTLYRLKYILRLSCARTLARKHKSTVRTFMQRLGSAFLEEFFMEEEQVFSLMFTKTTLFSFCGSHTERIWYLDIIRINDLVNPLN; from the coding sequence ATGGAAAAATTCGAAGGGTATTCAGAAAAACATAAATCTCGTCAACAATACTTTGTCTACCCACTTCTCTTTCAGGAATATATTTATGCATTTGCCCACCATTATGGATTAAATGGTTCTGAACCTGTGGAAATAGTTGTTAGTTGTAATAACAAGAAATTTAGTTCACTACTTGTGAAACGTTTAATTATTCGAATGTATCAGCAGAATTTTTTGGATAACTCGGTTAATCATCCTAACCAAGATCGATTATTGGATTACAAAAATTATTTTTATTCTGAGTTTTATTCTCAGATTCTATCTGAAGGGTTTGCGATCGTTGTGGAAATCCCATTCTCGCTACGGGAATTTTTTTGTCTGAAAGAAAAAGAAATACCAAAGTTTCAGAATTTACGCTCTATTCATTCAATATTTCCCTTTTTAGAAGACAAATTTTTGCATTTGGATTATCTATCACATATAGAAATACCCTATCCTATCCATTTGGAAATCCTGGTTCAACTCCTTCAATACCGTATCCAAGATGTTCCATCTTTGCATTTATTGCGATTCTTTCTCAACTATTATTCGAATTGGAATAGTTTTATTACTTCAATGAAATCCATTTTTTTTTTCAAAAAAGAAAATAAAAGACTATTTCAATTCCTATATAACTCTTATGTATCAGAATATGAATTTTTTTTGTTGTTTCTTCGTAAACAATCTTCTTGCTTACCATTAGCATCTTCTGGAACTTTTCTGGAACGAATCCACTTTTCTAGGAAGATGGAACATTTTGGGATAATGTACCCTGGTTTTTCTCGGAAAACCCTATGGTTCTTTATGGATCCTCTTATGCATTATGTTCGATATCAAGGAAAGGCAATTCTTGCATCAAAAGGCACTTTTTTTTTGAAGAAGAAATGGAAATGCTACCTTATCAATTTCTGGCAATATTATTTCTGTTTTTGGACTCAGCCGCGAAGAATCCATATAAACCAATTAGCAAACTCTTGCTTCGATTTTATGGGGTACCTTTCAAGTGTACAAAAAAGTTCTTTGTTAGTAAGGAATCAAATGCTGGAGAATTCATTTCTAATAGATACTCGAATGAAAAAATTCGATACCATAGTCCCCGCTACTCTCCTCATAGGATACTTATCAAAAGCTCAATTTTGTACTGGATCGGGGCATCCTATTAGTAAACCCATTTGGACAGATTTATCAGATTGGGATATTCTTGATCGATTTGGTCGGATATGTAGAAATCTTTTTCATTATCATAGTGGATCTTCGAAAAAACGGACTTTGTATCGACTAAAGTATATACTTCGACTTTCATGTGCTAGAACTTTAGCTCGTAAACATAAAAGCACGGTACGAACTTTTATGCAACGATTGGGTTCGGCATTTTTAGAAGAATTTTTTATGGAAGAAGAGCAAGTTTTTTCTTTGATGTTCACCAAAACAACTCTTTTTTCTTTCTGTGGATCACACACTGAGCGTATTTGGTATTTGGATATTATACGTATCAATGACCTGGTCAACCCTCTTAATTAA
- the psbA gene encoding photosystem II protein D1, translated as MTAILERRESTSLWGRFCNWITSTENRLYIGWFGVLMIPTLLTATSVFIIAFIAAPPVDIDGIREPVSGSLLYGNNIISGAIIPTSAAIGLHFYPIWEAASVDEWLYNGGPYELIVLHFLLGVACYMGREWELSFRLGMRPWIAVAYSAPVAAATAVFLIYPIGQGSFSDGMPLGISGTFNFMIVFQAEHNILMHPFHMLGVAGVFGGSLFSAMHGSLVTSSLIRETTENESANEGYKFGQEEETYNIVAAHGYFGRLIFQYASFNNSRSLHFFLAAWPVVGIWFTALGISTMAFNLNGFNFNQSVVDSQGRVINTWADIINRANLGMEVMHERNAHNFPLDLAAVEVPSING; from the coding sequence ATGACTGCAATTTTAGAGAGACGCGAAAGTACAAGCCTGTGGGGTCGCTTCTGCAACTGGATAACTAGCACTGAAAATCGTCTTTACATCGGATGGTTCGGTGTTTTGATGATCCCTACCTTATTGACCGCAACTTCTGTATTTATTATCGCCTTCATCGCTGCCCCTCCAGTAGATATTGATGGTATTCGTGAGCCTGTTTCTGGTTCTTTACTTTATGGAAACAATATTATCTCTGGTGCTATTATCCCTACTTCTGCGGCGATCGGATTGCACTTTTACCCAATTTGGGAAGCTGCATCTGTTGATGAGTGGTTATACAATGGTGGTCCTTATGAGCTAATTGTTCTACACTTCTTACTTGGTGTAGCTTGTTATATGGGTCGTGAGTGGGAACTTAGTTTCCGTCTGGGTATGCGTCCTTGGATTGCTGTTGCATATTCAGCTCCTGTTGCAGCTGCTACTGCTGTTTTCTTGATTTACCCTATTGGTCAAGGAAGCTTTTCTGATGGTATGCCTTTAGGAATCTCTGGTACTTTCAACTTTATGATTGTATTCCAGGCAGAGCACAACATCCTTATGCATCCATTCCACATGTTAGGTGTAGCTGGTGTATTCGGCGGTTCCCTATTCAGTGCTATGCATGGTTCCTTGGTAACCTCTAGTTTGATCAGGGAAACTACTGAAAATGAATCCGCTAATGAGGGTTACAAATTTGGTCAAGAGGAAGAAACTTATAATATTGTGGCTGCTCATGGTTATTTTGGCCGATTAATCTTCCAATATGCTAGTTTCAACAACTCTCGTTCTTTACACTTCTTCTTGGCTGCTTGGCCTGTAGTAGGAATCTGGTTCACTGCTTTAGGTATTAGTACTATGGCTTTCAACCTAAATGGTTTCAATTTCAACCAATCTGTAGTTGATAGTCAAGGTCGCGTTATTAATACTTGGGCTGATATCATCAACCGTGCTAACCTTGGTATGGAAGTAATGCACGAACGTAATGCTCACAACTTCCCTCTAGACTTAGCTGCTGTTGAAGTTCCATCTATTAATGGATAA